The DNA sequence agagggacatgCATGGAGGTGGTGAAGGGGAAGAATGGTCCTATAGGTGGTTACAGACTGTGAAGAAGTTGGGTACTAAGACTGTCATGTTGTTTTCTGTCCCCACAGGCAGAAGGAACGAAAGAAGGCAAGCCCAAGCAAAAAGTGATCATTTCAGACTGTGGAGAGTATGTTTGAGTTGAAGTACAGAAGTGACTGTTGTATGTTTGTGTAGCTCTGTGTGACTGAATGTTTGAGAAAAATGAGCAGTGTCAGACTGCAGAATTGTTAAAATGGCAAATGTTGTATCATGTACTGCAGTTGCCCATGACTCATCTGCTGTACATGGATTGTTCCTGTTGGTTCCACCTTCTCTGTGATGTAAATATTGCAAACACTTTTTTATAATGAATATGAACAGCTTCTGTGTCAATTTCACATTTTCCAGATGTAAAATGAAACGTTTTGTTGTTAGTACAGTATTGTGAAATACATCTACTCACTATAAAATTGACCTGTTTTAGATTAGAATGATTTTGGTCATGTATTTTCTCTGCTATTTTTTGAAATAAAATGTCTGAAATGAAAGCAGCTCCAGTCCAAATTATACTGAACTAAAATAAGCGCAACATGTAaattgtttcatgagctgaaataaaagatcccagaaatgtaccatttgcacaaaaagcttatttttctcctttagtgcacaaatttgttttacatccctgttagtgagcatttcttatttgccaagataatccatccacctgacaggtgtgagatatcaacaagctgattaaacagcatgatcattacacaggtgcaccttgtggacaataaaaggccactctaaattgTGTAGTTTAGTCACAACAATGCCACatgtcaagttgagggagcatgcaattggcatgcttgaCTGtatgaatgtccaccagagctgttgccagagaattgactgttcatttctttaccataagccgcctccaatgccattttagagaatttgggagTACGTCAGACCAGCCttacaactgcagaccatgtgtaactatgccagcccaggacctccacatctggcttcttcacctgcgggatcgtctgagaccagacagctgatgaatctctgggtttgcacaactgaataatttctgaataatttctgcacaaactatcAAAAACCATCTCgggggaagctcatctgcatgctcgtagTCCTCACCAACCTGACTGCGGTTCGgagtcgtaaccgacttcagtgtgcAAATACTCACCTTTGGCCGCTGGAGAAGTGTCCTCTTCACGGATGAaccccggtttcaactgtacctggCAGATGGCAGACCGCATGAATGGTGTGGTGTGGACgaacggtttgctgatgtcaacgttgcgaacagagtgccccatggtgtctggggggttatggtatgggcaggcataaactacagacaacgaagacaattgcattttatcgatggcaacttgaatgcacagagataccatgacgagatcccgaggcccattatcgtgccattcatctgccaccatcacctcatatttcagcatgaggcaaatggtggtcacagcaCTTGTTTTCTGATCTACGCTCCTACTTTTTCTAATGTAcactatacaaaagtatgtggaaacaagttaaaattagtggatttggctatttcagccacacccgttgctgacagatgtatcgaattgagcacaccgccatgcaatcttcatagacaaacattggcagtagaacgtctcagtgactttcaatgtggcactgtcataggataccacctttccaacaagtcagtaagTCAAATTTTTGCTCTGCTGGAGCTGCCGCAGGGAaaactgtacgtgctgttattgtgaagtggaaaagtctaggagcaacaaagctcagccgcaaagtggtaggccacacaagctcacaaaacgggaccgccgagtgctgaagcttCTACCGCGTAAAaatgcaacactcactactgagttccaaactgcctctggaactgcttctggaagcaatgtcagcacaagaactgttcgttgggagcttcatgaaatgggtttccatggcccagcagccgcacacaagcctaagatcaccatgtgcaatgccaagtgtcgggtGGAGTGGCGTAacgctcgccgccattggactcaggagcagtggaaacgttcTCTGGAGTGTTGAATTAAGTTTCAcaatctggcagtctgacagacgaatctgggtttggcggatgccaggagaacgctacctgccccaatgcatagtgccaactgtaaagtttggtggaggaggaataatggtctggggctgtttttcatggttcggactaggccccttagttccagtgaagggaaatcttaacgatacagcatacaattacattttcgacccctcaaactcaactctggacctcaaagacagttccactgcattttttcattgtacccctctaatcagggactgacttacaccaggtgtgtgcaattaactATCAGGTAGAATAGAAAACCAGCAGGTTcgggacctcgtagggtaagaggtGAGTACCCCTGTTCTAGACCATTCTGTGCTtttaactttgtggcaacagtttggagaatcCTTTTCCTGTTTAAGCAGGACAATGCCCCGCTGCACAAAGCAAAGTCCAAACAGAAATGGtttgagccaggcctaatcgcccaacctcactaatgttgttttggctgaatggaagcaattccCTGCAGCattgtttcaacatctagtggaaagctttcccagaggagtggaggctgttatagcagcaaagggggacaaACTCTGTATTAATGCCCacgattttgtaatgagatgttcgatgtgcaggtgtccacatacactacctGACGaaaagtatctgtgaccaacagactcaTATCTTTATTCCtagtaatgtgaaatccatagattagggcctaaggcatttatttcaattgactgatttccttaaatgaactgaTAACTCAGTCAAATATTTTGAATTAATGCATGTTTATATTGTAGTTCTGTACATTTAAATGGCCCGTGAAACCGCTCATCTGCATGGTTCACGAGCCACACCTGAACAAGTTCATTGTTGTACGACAACATCGCTTTGCGTGACTGACTGCTCCACCCACACGCCTGCGTTGAGAAACCGATTTTCATCGGTGGGGTCGCATTCAAAGAGTTTTTTCTCGTTCCTATTCGGACTGCAACTTCCCCGACTGAGTTTATGGTCCTTTTGTCATAGACATTTTGAAGTGTAAGTACATGATTTGTTTACATTTCCAGCTGTGTATCAATACTAGTAGTGTAAGGTTATTAGATTCCGATAGAGAAAGTTTGGGTTATTTTTCATTGGTTGAAGAGACTGCGTTTGGGAAAGGTTTTCTCTATTCTTTTTCTATTATTCAGCGAACTCACTAGAATAAACAATTGGGGAATAAAGTACTGTAGTTGCTGCATAGCCTGTCGGTGTTAAGACCTACTCTGAACATTTAACTTGCCTTTTTGCAATAGTTAACTTGCTACTAAATAGGAATCTTGTCATGTACTTTTAGGACATGGGTGTTTTTGCCATCCTTGATACATACACATTATTATTCATCATTTAATCTCATTTTGAAAAAGGCGGTAAGTGTGAAAATAGCTCCCAGTTATGCCTATTTATTACACAGGGAAAAAACAATTGTGTGAATAAAACATGGGAATAATGTACcaagtcagttgtccaactgaatgtattcaattGAAATAGGTCTTCACATTTCAGTTTAAACCCCTCTGAATCTGCCTTAATCGTTATCCACGTCTTCAGCGCCCGGGGGTTaaatatatacagggtcagtcaaaagtttggacacacctactcattccagggttgtttaaaaaaaaaactattttctacattgtagtataatagtgaagacatcaacatgaTGAAATAACGCAttgaatcatgcagtaaccaaaaaatggttaaacaaatcaaaatatatttgagattcttcaaagtagccaccatttgccttgatgacagctttgcacactcttggcattctctcaaccagcatcatgaggtagtcacctccaATGCATTGAATAAACAGATGTGTCTTTGTGGAAGTTAATtcgtggaatttctttctttccttgatgcgtttcagccaatcagttgtgttgtgacaaggtaagggtggtatacagaagatagctctatttggttaaagaccaagtccatattatggcaagaacagttaaaataagcaaagagaaatgacagtccatcattactttaagacatgaaggtcagtcaatgtggaaaatgtcaaggactttgaaagtttcttcaagtgcagttgcaaaaaccatcaagcgctatgatgaaaatggctctcatgaagaccgccacaggaaaggaagacccagagttacctctgctgcagaggataagttcattagagttaccagcctcagcaATTGGAGCCCAAATCAATATATTACAAgttgaagtaacagacacatttcaaaataaactgtttagagaagactatgtgaatcaggccttcatggtcgaattgctgcaaagaaaccactattaaaggacaccaataataagagactAAGAAACACAAATAATGGACAAATAATGGACATTAgaacggtggaaatctgtcctttggtctgatttttGGTTGCAACTGCCGTGtatttgtgagacacagagtaggtgaacggatgatttccgcatgtgtggttcccaccatgaagccatggaggaagaggtgtgatggtgtggtggtgttttgctggggacactgtcagtgatttatttagaattcaaggcacacttaacaagcatggctaccacagcattctacagcgatatgccatcccatctggtttgggcttagttcaatttatttttcaatatgacaatgacacaacacacctccaggctgtataagagCTATTTTACAAAGGAGTGTgatagtgctgcatcagatgacctagcctccacaatccccccgacctcaaccaaatggtgatggtttgggatgattcTGACcgctgagtgaaggaaaagcagccaacaagtgctcagcatttgtgggaactccttcaagactgttggaaaatcattccaggtgaagctggttgagagaaggccaacggtgtgcaaagctgtcatcgaggcaaagggtgattacgcattaagaaggaaagaaattccacaaattaacttaacctgttaattgaaatacattccaggtgactacctcatgtagctggttgagagaatgccaagagtgtgcaaagctgtcatcaaggcaaaaggtggctactttgaagaatctcaaatataaaatatattttgatttaacaatttttttgcttactacattattccatgtgttatttcatagttctgatgtcatAACACCAGTTATGTTTTTGTTCACTCAAACTCAAAGGCCATCTCTTCcccctaatccctctctctctctcttctatagaTGGCTGGAAGTAAAGAACACTCCAGAATTTGACTTGAGATCTCAACCAACAATTTTCAACCGAAAAGGGTTTCTCACACCATCCTCCATCTTAACTTCTGTCAGAGAGGTAGATTGTGAGTCAGCTTTCCAATGAATTGGGCATTCCTCCAGGGCCTCCTCAGTGGGGTGAACAAGTACTCCACGGCATTCGGCCGTGTGTGGCTGTCCGTTGTCTTCCTCTTTAGGGTCATGGTGTTTGTCGTGGCAGCAGAGAAGGTGTGGGGGGATGAGCAGAAGGACTTCCAGTGCAACACGGCCCAGCCTGGCTGCCATAATGTCTGTTACGACCACTTCTTCCCTGTGTCCCACATCCGCCTATGGGCCCTGCAGCTCATCTTTGTCACCTGTCCCTCCTTCATGGTGGTGATGCACGTGGCCTACAGAGATGAACGTGAGCGCAAACACACGCTCAAATATGGCGAGGGCTGTCGGAAACTTTACAAGAACACCGGCAAGAAGCGCGGGGGGCTGTGGTGGACCTACGTCCTGACCCTGATCTTCAAGATAGCGGTGGACGGCACCTTTGTGTATTTAATCTATCATATCTACGAGGGCTATGACTTCCCCTCTCTCATCAAGTGTGAGCAGAAGCCCTGTCCCAACAAGGTGGACTGCTTCATCTCTCGCCCCACAGAGAAGCGTATCTTCACCATTTTCATGGTGGTCACCAGCCTGGCCTGTATCCTGCTATCTTTCTTTGAGATCCTGTACCTGGTGGGGAAACGATGTAAAGAGTGTTTCATCCAGATACACCAATCACGCAACTCCACCATCCAGTCACGCCAGGTGGTCATGGCTACGTCTCTGGTGATCGGTGGCAAGAATCAAATGGAGTCCAACTCTCTAAAGTTGCCCAGCAAGGATGCCTCAGCCCCATCTTATACTCAaggttggggagtaactgattacatgtaatcagtCACATGTAACCTGattactaaaaaaaaaaaaggtaatcAATTAAGTCACcaacaaaaatattgtaatcagattacagatactgtTGATTACTTTTACATTTAGAAAAGATTTTTGGCCCAAAAAAAATACATgaacacctttctgttttctcaatgacattcaattcagcattgaaaaaaggtttcaagtttaagtttgttccacatgagcgagtctgaccacaagtgaaagaccactatgatgacacaccaaaaaGAGAGAATATAAAGAAGTCGAATAACGAGTCTGGAGGCAATGAGAAGTATCTTCCATTGCCTCCAGTATCTTCCATTTCTCTTCTGGATAGGCAAGACTTGGCCAGTTCTTCATTGTTCCTCTGTAGGCATTGTTTACTTACCTTTGTGTTGATGACCGGTGTCCCCCCCActcccgcacactgactcggtaccggtacaccctgtatagcctctttattgtgttactttttttaactttagtttatttagtaaatattttctcaactctatttcttgaactgcattgttggttaaggacttgtaagtaagcatttcacggtaagctCTATACCTgttttattcggcgcatgtgaccaatTTGATTACAACACAATCAAATGAATTGAGTCACTTTAAATAAAACATCCATCATTAGCAGAGTTTTGCACCAGGGCTGGGCAATGTGATATATTCTCAAGTTATTTGTTTGCTGTCTACCACACCTCACAACTTTACCATTGTTATTTTTCGGAAAGGACTCAACCTTTGCCACACTGTGCCCACACCATTGTTGTTCTTATGCCCTGGGAAGTTTTACCTGTCTCATCCTCCATTACTAATAGCAGAGGCGGCTTtaggctttgttgtgaaaagATGGCGCATACGTCAATATTGATAGATGATGAAAGATTTTTTTAAATCCTTCTGGATATTGAGAGAGTATTTTTCTGGTCATGTTGTTTGTCAGTAGGTTATGCACAACTATGGCTTGAATACTGACGATTCATttctgtgttcatgtgtatgaTAGATTATAAAATACATGCACTCTGCACAAAGCCAGTAAAGCGTGTTGATTTGAATGTGTTTCAGTAAACATAGTTGTTGATGATATGTCCCAGAATGTATATTACATGGATGCAAACAGTGAGGTCCACTTATAGGtatatttacatatttttttatcaAAGTACAGTTGCagtttatctatttcacttttTTGTTTGTATATTTATACAATGCAATTTATGtatttttcaaatacatttgatAAATATAATGACTGAAGTGCACAACAGACAGTATTCAAATGAAGGGTTTTTTTGTTCAAAGATTCTTAAATATGGATCAAGACCATGAATAAAGTCCCTGAGTATGGTAGGAAAGATACTTTATTTCGGATTAATCATAATTTCTGAATTATACAGTATCAGTCCCATTTGACTCTCTTGTGACAGCCTTGGATGGTTTGGTTCTGGGTGCTGATATTAGTCCCATATCATCACCAGTGCATTAGTAACAGCAGTTATTGATGAAGCTCATACTATATGGGGACCAGAACATATGAAGCACACTCTCATTGTATAAGAGGACCTGTCCATttgtcagtggtgtaaagtacttaagtaaaaatactttaaagtactacttaagtcgttttttggggtatctgtacattagtatttatatttttgactacttgtACTTTTacctcactacattcctaaagaaaataattgaCTTTTTACACTATCAATTTTCCCTGACTCCCGAaactactcattacattttgaattcttagcaggacagaaaaatggtccaattcacacacttatcagaacatccctggtcatctctactgcctctgatctggcggactcactaaacacacgttttgtttgtaaattatgtctgagttttGCAATGTACCCCTGGGtatctgtaaataaaataaaaacaagaaaatggtgccgtctggtttgcttaatataaggaatttgaaattatttatacttttacttttggtacttaagtatattttagcaattacatttacttttgatatttaagtgtatttaaaaccaaaaacctttagacttttactcccaagtagtattttactgggtgattcACATTTACGTGAATCCTTTTCTATttgggtatctatacttttactcaagtatgacaattggatatTTTTTCAACCACTGCCATTTGTATGGACAGAGGTTGGGTCCCCAGTTTAACACGTCAGCCAGAACTGTAGACCCACCCAGTGGAGAAATTTGACCATCTCTGGGACAGGTTCTGAGTTGGTGACTCTGTTTACATGGAAATGAGAGAAAAGAAAAGGGATAATATGTGTAGTAAAGGTGAACACAGGGCTGTGAGGTGAAATCAAACAAGTTACTCTCACTTGGTATTCCAGAAAGGGGCATTTAAAGTTGTTCAATGATGTGTATGTTTTTGTCTTCTGTAATAGTCAACCAGGAATCAAGGACGGACCATGTCTGTTGACACTGAATGTAATCTGCCTGTATCCTTTCTCTCTATTCAGCATCTTGAATCAGGACTTGTGGGTCTTTTACTGCGTATACAAAGAAAATAACACACCTTTGCAGCAGCAAGACTGTACAGGATTCTCTGTTAGTTCTGCCCCAGCTCCTCATCTTCTGTTTGTATACCGCCCTATAAGACAAGTACTGACACAACATTGGAGTAGTTTTCCTGTTCTATTCTCTCAGCGTGTGGAGACATGCGCTGCACAGCGGTTGAGTCATGGGCTGCATTCCATCAGGTGTGCCCGTCCAACTGCCTGGATCAGTTGTCATTAAACTGGAGCCAAAAAGGAACTTTCCACTCCATCCCTGTCTCCTAAACCTAGTACATAAATTACAGAAAGTGTTGCCAAGGAAGATGTTGACGTGTCTTATAAGAGGCCTATGACCATTGTAAAGATTCCTGAAGTGTGATATCTGGGAGGATCTTTTCTTACAATACCTGATGATAACTTTTAGT is a window from the Oncorhynchus keta strain PuntledgeMale-10-30-2019 chromosome 35, Oket_V2, whole genome shotgun sequence genome containing:
- the LOC118368417 gene encoding gap junction beta-4 protein-like; the protein is MNWAFLQGLLSGVNKYSTAFGRVWLSVVFLFRVMVFVVAAEKVWGDEQKDFQCNTAQPGCHNVCYDHFFPVSHIRLWALQLIFVTCPSFMVVMHVAYRDERERKHTLKYGEGCRKLYKNTGKKRGGLWWTYVLTLIFKIAVDGTFVYLIYHIYEGYDFPSLIKCEQKPCPNKVDCFISRPTEKRIFTIFMVVTSLACILLSFFEILYLVGKRCKECFIQIHQSRNSTIQSRQVVMATSLVIGGKNQMESNSLKLPSKDASAPSYTQGWGVTDYM